A section of the Malania oleifera isolate guangnan ecotype guangnan chromosome 2, ASM2987363v1, whole genome shotgun sequence genome encodes:
- the LOC131149282 gene encoding ketol-acid reductoisomerase, chloroplastic, with protein sequence MTDRLPFLHAGPTPARQPFVATRTHHDKSSLPQPLLLSSHCFPFLVHLCQSSMLAATSFSLSLSIPPSETLKPALPQAQSSRLGFLSSFSSAKALWPLKARVLQSRGGGGTLRVRMVAVPALTPQTMHDFNTFVFKKERVTLAGNDEYIVKGGRDLFHLLPDAFKGIKQIGVIGWGSQGPAQAQNLRDSLAEVKSDIVVKIGLRKGSRSFDEARASGFTEENGTLGDIWETISSSDLVLLLISDAAQADNYEKIFSHMKPNSILGLSHGFLLGHLQSLGLDFPRNISVIAVCPKGMGPSVRRLYVQGKDINGAGINSSFAVHQDVDGRATDVALGWSVALGSPFTFATTLEQEYKSDIFGERGVLLGAVHGVVESLFRRYTENGMNEDLAYKNTVECITGNISKTISTKGMLAVYNALTEDGKREFEAAYSASYYPCMDILYECYEDVATGSEIRSVVLAGRRFYEKEGLPAFPMGIIDQTRMWKVGERVRSVRPVGDLGPLYPFTAGVFVALMMAQIEILRKKGHSYSEIINESVIESVDSLNPFMHARGVAFMVDNCSTTARLGSRKWAPRFDYVLTQQALVAIDNGAPINQNLISSFLSDPVHGAIEVCAQLRPTVDISVPANADFVRPELRQSSN encoded by the exons ATGACCGACCGGCTACCTTTCCTTCACGCTGGCCCGACACCCGCGCGGCAGCCCTTTGTTGCTACCCGAACCCACCACGATAAAAGCTCTCTCCCACAGCCACTACTTTTATCCTCGCACTGCTTTCCTTTTCTTGTACACCTGTGTCAGTCATCAATGTTGGCGGCtacctccttctctctttctctgtCGATTCCTCCTTCCGAAACCCTAAAGCCAGCGCTGCCGCAAGCCCAAAGCTCTAGACTAGGGTTTCTGTCCTCATTCTCGTCCGCCAAGGCCTTGTGGCCTCTAAAAGCTCGAGTTTTGCAGAGCAGAGGAGGAGGTGGAACTCTCAGAGTACGCATGGTCGCCGTCCCTGCGCTGACGCCTCAGACGATGCACGATTTCAACACCTTTGTGTTCAAGAAGGAGAGGGTCACTCTTGCTGGTAACGACGAG TATATTGTGAAAGGAGGAAGAGATTTGTTCCATTTGCTGCCGGATGCGTTCAAGGGGATTAAGCAGATTGGAGTTATCGGTTGGGGGTCTCAG GGTCCTGCTCAAGCTCAGAATTTAAGAGATTCACTTGCAGAAGTAAAATCTGACATTGTGGTTAAG ATTGGACTTAGAAAAGGTTCCCGTTCTTTTGATGAAGCCCGTGCTTCTGGATTTACTGAAGAGAATGGGACACTGGGTGATATTTGGGAAACTATTTCAAGCAGTGATCTTGTGTTGCTGTTGATTTCTGATGCAGCACAG GCAGATAATTATGAGAAAATTTTCTCGCATATGAAGCCAAATAGCATACTTGGGCTTTCCCATGGTTTTCTTCTTGGGCATTTGCAGTCACTGGGCCTTGATTTCCCTAGGAACATTAGTGTGATTGCTGTGTGTCCCAAGGGGATGGGTCCATCTGTGAGGAGGCTTTATGTTCAAGGGAAGGACATAAATGGTGCAGGAATCAATTCCAGCTTTGCTGTCCACCAG GATGTTGATGGTAGAGCCACAGATGTTGCCCTTGGATGGTCAGTTGCCCTTGGTTCTCCTTTCACATTTGCCACTACCCTGGAGCAGGAGTACAAAAGTGACATCTTTGGAGAGCGGG GCGTTCTACTTGGTGCTGTTCATGGAGTTGTGGAGTCTTTGTTTAGAAGGTACACAGAGAATGGAATGAATGAAGATCTGGCGTACAAGAATACTGTTGAGTGCATAACAGGAAACATATCAAAGACAATTTCAACTAAG GGCATGCTGGCAGTATATAACGCTTTGACAGAAGATGGAAAAAGGGAATTTGAGGCTGCATATAGTGCCTCATATTACCCTTGTATGGATATCTTATACGAGTGCTATGAGGACGTAGCAACCGGGAGTGAGATCCGCAGTGTTGTGTTAGCTGGGCGTCGCTTTTAT GAAAAGGAGGGACTTCCAGCTTTCCCAATGGGTATTATTGATCAGACACGAATGTGGAAAGTTGGTGAAAGAGTCCGATCAGTAAGGCCAGTTGGTGACTTAGGCCCCTTGTATCCTTTCACTGCTGGTGTCTTTGTGGCTTTAATGATGGCCCAG attgaaattttgaggaagaaaggCCACTCGTACTCGGagatcatcaatgaaagtgtgATCGAGTCTGTGGATTCGTTGAATCCATTCATGCATGCTCGTGGAGTTGCATTCATGGTTGATAATTGTTCCACAACAGCAAGATTAGGATCAAGGAAGTGGGCCCCACGTTTTGACTACGTTCTAACTCAGCAGGCCCTGGTTGCAATCGACAATGGTGCTCCCATCAATCAAAACCTCATCAGCAGCTTCCTGTCAGATCCTGTTCATGGTGCCATTGAAGTCTGTGCCCAACTGAGACCCACTGTTGACATCTCTGTGCCTGCAAATGCAGATTTTGTCCGCCCAGAGCTGCGTCAGTCTAGCAACTAA